From Lewinellaceae bacterium:
TCAGCCTCTGCGAATCGCTGATACCCATCACATTGCCCCTGTCATCTTTACCGATCTCAAGGGTTTTGCCCCTGTCATCTTTACCGATCTCAAGGGTTCCGCCGCTGGCATTGGCGAAACCACATATCCATTTGATATACTCGTCCCGCCAACTGGTTTTCCATTCGATATTTTGGTTTTCATTCATAGCAGGTTGCAAATATGTGACCCGAAAAAAGAAAACCCGCCCGGGTGCGCTAATCTTACGGGAAGCGTGGCAGGTCTTGTTGGTTTAAAGATAGAAACAAAAACATTTGCATTCAAGTTTCATCCGGATATTTCTATTCCATTATAGCCTTAAGGGGACTTTACACCAAAATTTCAAGGTACTTTCTTGCAATGGTCGAAATGCGTATCTGCTTTGCAAAAGACATAAGGTCATTGAGGTTCCTATCTCTGAGGGCCAGATAATTTTTCAAGACTTCCTTCATAACATCCAGCCCTACTTTATTTCTGAACCTGATGGCATCACATACCGATTTTTCTTTATCATAAATCTTCACTATGGTATTTCCAATCCTAACTTCAGAAATGCCAATACTCCAGTATTTTTCACTCCAGTAATAAATCTTGATAGGCGGATAATCAGGAAGGGCAACTTTATGGGTTTTTTCAATGGCAATGTGGTATTCAGGTGGGACAAAATCAGAGAGTTGATAAAAATTCCAGGCTGAAAAAAGACAAACGACTCCGTCGGGTACGATATAGCTAACCTCTTCCAGTTCGTCGTCAACGCTATATGGTTCTTAAGAAGGAGAATCAGGCAACCTTGCCTTCGGGAAACACTGAGATTGGATTATTAAAGATAGTGGGGGAAAGCCGATCGTAAAAAGGGGGAAATCTCGTAAAAAATCCGTAAAAAAAATTTCTACCCAAAAATATGTTTAATCCTGACAATCAGGTAGTTGCGCGAAACAAATGACAATAAAAAAACCTTGTAAGTAATTGACTTACAAGGTCTTGCGATTTTGAGCGGTCCGGACGGGACTCGAACCCGCGACCCCGTGCGTGACAGGCACGTATTCTAACCAACTGAACTACCGGACCAACTGATTTCTCATCAGCGAGTGCAAATGTATAACCATTTTCAAAACAACGCAACCCCAACCCGGAAAAAAATAAAAAAAGTTTTGATGCCCTTAGGGAACCCCACGCTTATTGCTAATTTTGTAGTCCCGTTTGCAAAAGCCGCCGGCTGCCGCAGGCAGGAGCAACCCCAGGAACCGATATGCGGCGGGCTGCAACACAGCCCCCCCGCTGAACCTTACTAGTGAAAATCCCATTCTTTCTATGCTATCACTATGGAAAGTTGGGCAAAAACCTTAAAGGTTATGGTTTTCCTGGACTTTGAACAACCCCTGGAGAGTTTATACGAACAACTGGAGAAAATCCAGCAGGTCGGTGAAGAGGGCGATGTGGATGTTTCTGAGATGATCCGCGAACTGGAGGTCAAAATCAGAAACAAGCGCAAGGAGATTTACAGCAACCTCACCGGCTGGCAGAAAGTGCAGTTGTCCCGCCATCCTGAACGGCCGTACACCCTGTTTTACATCAACCAGATGTGCCGCAAGTTTACTGAGCTGCACGGCGACCGCTGCTACGCCGACGATAAGGCCATCGTCGGGGGGCTGGGCTCGCTCGACGGGCAGACGGTCGTCATCATCGGGCACCAGAAGGGCGTCAACACCAAGATGCGGCAGTACCGCAACTTTGGCATGGCCAACCCGGAAGGCTACCGCAAAGCCCTGCGCCTGATGAAACTGGCCGAGCGCTTTGGCTACCCCGTCGTCACGCTGATCGACACGCCGGGGGCTTTCCCCGGGCTGGAAGCTGAGGAGCGCGGCCAGGCCGAAGCCATTGCCCGCAACCTCTTCGAAATGGCGCAGCTGCGCGTGCCCATCGTTTGCGTGGTGATCGGCGAAGGGGCCTCCGGCGGGGCCATCGGCATCGGCCTGGGCGATAGGGTGTACATGCTGGAAAATACGTGGTATTCGGTGATCTCTCCGGAATCCTGCTCTTCCATACTCTGGCGGAGCTGGGATTATAAAGAACAGGCCGCCGAAGCCCTCAAATTGACGGCCGACCACATGTTCGAGTTCGGGTTGATCGATGACATCATCAAGGAGCCGCTCGGCGGGGCGCATACTTCCCCGGAAGAAATGGCCAAATTGCTGAAACGGCAGATCAAAAAGGCCATCGCCGAAATACAGGAGCTGACGGTGGACGAAATGATCGACGCCCGGATCAATAAGTACGCCCAAATGGGCGTTTATGACGTGGAGGCCGTGGAGGAAAATGAGGGACAGTGAGGAACCGCTGTTGTTGGTTGTCAGTTGACCGTTATTTGTTATTCCAAACAACTGACAACGAACAACCGACAACTAAACAAAAACTATGAGTTTCATACAAGATATCCGAATATGGGCCTACCGCCGGAGCCTGAAACAAGGGCTTCGCCGCCGGGTCGAACCCCAGGGCAGAGGAGACGTCAACCTCGATAATGCCCAGACGATCGGCATTCTCTTCGACGCTACCGAGCTCTCCGCCCGGGACATCATCATTCAGTACGCTGAGCAACTCCGAAAACGCGGAAAACGCAGCATCAAATTGCTCGGCTATTTCGACGACCCCACCGACAGCGAGAATTATCCTTTCGATTATTACAACCGCAAACAGGTGGATTGGGCCTTCCGCCCTAAAGGGGAGCAGGTACAGGCCTTTATCAAGCAGCCTTTCGACCTGCTGATGAACATCAATTCCGAATCTTTGATCCATACCGAGTACATCGCTGCCCTTTCCAACGCCAAACTGCGGGTCGGCCCCTGCACAGAGCATACCTACTGCTACGACCTCATGATCGACCTGAGCCCCAAAGCAGGCCTGAAGCAATTCATCGAGCAGGCCGAAACCCTGCTTGGCAAAACCAATATCAAACATGAGGCAGCCCCCGTTTAGCGGTACCGGCGTAGCCCTGGTAACCCCCTTCAAAGAAAATAAGGCAATCGACTACCCCACTCTGGAAAAAGTGATCGAATATGTGATCGAAGGAGGGGTGGACTTTATCGTCTCCCTGGGCACTACCGGCGAGGCGATCACCCTCAGCTCTAAAGAGTGCCGGGACGTACTGGATTTTACCATTAAAACAGCCAACGGCAGGCTGCCCGTCGTGGCCGGCCTGTTTGGCAGCAACTATACGGAAAAACTCGTCAACAGCCTGAAGGCCTATAATTTCGACGGCATCGACGCCATCATGTCGAGCAGCCCGGCTTACAGCAAGCCTTCCCAGGAAGGCATCTACCAGCACTACATGGCCGTTGCCGGGGCCTCTCCCGTCCCCATCATCATCTACAACGTGCCTGGCCGGACGAGCTCGAACGTCGCCGCTGCCACCACTCTGCGCCTGGCCCATGCCAGCGATAAATTCATCGCCGTCAAGGAAGCCTCGGGCGACCTGGCGCAGGCCATGAAAATCCTCAAAGACAAACCCGGGCGCTTCCAGGTATGGTCCGGCGACGATCCCCTCACGCTGCCCATGGTCGCCTGCGGCGCTACCGGGGTTATCTCCGTCATTGCCAATGCCTTCCCAAAGCAATTCTCCGGCATGGTGCGCGCTGCCAGGGCCGGCGACTTCGAAAAAGCCCGCCGGCTCAACGAATTGCTGCTCGACATCCACCCCTGGCTCTACGCCGACGGCAATCCCTCCGGCATCAAGGCGGCCATGGAGATTCTGGGCCTGTGCCGCCAGGATTTGCGCATTCCGCTTACGCCGGTGACGGAGGCTACCTACCAGAGGCTGAAAAAGGAGATAAGCGCCATTGACTCATGATGCAACTCTAACAACCCTCTATCACAGCTTCACAAACACCCCCACGCTATACGAAGGATTGGCAAAGATCAACCTCCCGGAAAACGCCCTTCCCGTACTCACCGACACCCCCCATTTATCCGAAATATGGTACGCCAGCTCCGGCGAGAAGCTCAGGTGCTCGGTATTGTTGGCGAAGATGCTGGTACTGGTGGACAGCTCGCTGGGCAGCGCGCCGTTGTTGAGGCTCTCCACGCCGTAGAGGCGCAGGATGGCGGTGAGGCGGCCGTCGAAAAAGGTAGCTCCGCCCTCAATGCCGAAGCGCAGCTCGTCGGAGAAATCGTTGGTGCGGTTGTTGAAGCCGAAGTAGGCGTTGGCATAGGCGTCGACTTTGCCAATGCGGAAGCCCTTGCCGGCGTCCAACTGGAGAAGCTGGTTGAACTCGCCGTCGCCGGTCTGCAGGTTGCCCGCGCTGCCGCCGCTGTCGTTGCCCAGGGGCAGCCCCAGGGTGAGGGTGGCGCTGAGGGCCACCGGCCCGTCGGTGAGGATGCCGTACTTGATGCCGATGTCCGTATCGCCTACGGTGTTGATGGCTTCGCCGGGGATAATCACCTCGCCGGTGGTGCCAGAGACGGTGTTGTTGAAGTAGGCGCGGCTGAAGAAGGGGAAGTAGAGCACTCCGGTGAGCCGGTTGGTGAAGCCGTACTCCGCGTACAGGCTGGTGTTGAAGATGCCGGTGGTGACGTTGGGGTCCAGCCGGCCCACATCGGTGTAGTGCTGATCGGAAATGACCCACCACTCGCTGAGCTTGAAGTAGCCCTTGCCTTTGGGCTGCGGCCAGCCGCCGCCGGCGTAGGTGGTGTGAGCAAGAAGAAACAGGGCTATTGAGATGAAGGTATTTTTTTTCATGTTCGTTTTTTGATTGGTTGATGCAAGTTGGTTCGATGGTTGGATGGTTAAATTGTTGGATGGTTGGCAGGCAACAATTGAGCAATATAACCATCCAACAATGAAACCATCCAACAATGAAACCATCCAACAATGAAACCATCCAGCAATTGAGCCATTTAACCATCCAGCAAGCAGCTCCGCTGCCTACCGAATCTCCCCATCCCCCACCTTCACGCTGAACGGCTTACACCAGTACAGCAGGTAATCGTACTCATTCAGGCCGACGCCGCTGATGCGGTAGCTATGGGCGCCGTTGAAGGTTTCCACCCTGCCGATCTCGTAGGCATTGTTGACCGTAGAAGGGTTGTTCGTCAGGTAGACGTACAGGCCGGGCAGGCTGGTGGACGCGCGGTAGTCCCCGGCAAATTCCAGGATGATGTCGTTGCCGTCTTCCCGGAGGGTAAAGCTGCCCTGCAGCAGGTACGAGCTGGTGGTGCGGATGGTTCCGCTGCGCCCTTCCGGTGGGTCATTGATGACTTCTTCCTTGCTGACCACCACCTCTATGGCGTCGCTAACCGGCATCTGCCCGTCGAGCAGGACTTCGGCGGCGAGGGTAGCCTTGCCTTCCGCCACAGCGGTGGCCAGGCCGGTATCGTCAACCGTCATCACTTCCGTATCGGAGCTGGACCAGAGGACGTTCTTCACTTCGGTTTGGCCGATGTTGTTGGTAAAGCGGGCCTCGAACTGGTAGGTGTCTCCCACCGTCAGGGAATCCACCGGGTTCAGGATGCGGATGGCTTCCGGGACGGTGTCAAAGATGACGTCATCGCCGATACAGCCGGAAAGCGAGAAGAGGATAACGGAAAATACTATAAACCTCATGGATGATTATTTTTTGACGCAGGTTGCAGGATTCAATTTAAAGAAATGCTCCATATCTTCCAACCGCTTTCCCGGTCATTCGGATTGATACACTACGCCAACCGAAAAAGCAGGAGCTGTATAGACATTCTTAAACGCCGTGATAAAATTGTTGACGGGCAGGAAAAACGAAGCAGTGACGCCCCATTTTCTCACCAGCAAATACTGCCCGCCAAAAGATAGCTGGGTAAAGGTAGTGCCTTCTCCCCGAAAAAAAGAAATGTCATCACTATTGCCCTGAAAGCCTTTGAGTTGGGTAAATAACTTACTGAACACCCAGAGCTTGGGTATGGGTTGGCCTCCCAGTTCTAAACCAAGCCGCATCTGGCCGGAATAGTTTTTCGTGCGTAAGTTATAAGTGGCAAAGACGGAGCTGTATCCCCGTCCTGCCCAGAAGGATTTCGAAGCGGCCAGGGTGGCCAGTGCATTCCACTCCCCGTCGCCGGTGGGCAGATTGATGCGTTCCACGACGCCAAAGGAATTGGGTTCTTTGGCGGTAGCCAGCAGATCCTGCTTCCCGGTAGGCAGTTCGACCCCCAAGGCAAAAGATACCGGAAGCTTTTGCTGGTTGACCCCATATTTGATATCCAGCCGGAAGTCTCCCTGGCCGGAAACTGCATTGGTTGTGGAAAACGCATTCTGAACCAACAAAGGTAGGTTTCCAATAACCGTTAAACGGGAACTCAAGCCATACTCGCCATAAAGGCTGAAAATCCTGGTGGTAAAAGTTCCTCCTTCGTTGAGGAGTTGTCCGTCTATGTTATAGTAATCTTTGGAGGAAAGCGTGTAAAAACCCGCCTGCCCATAGAACGCACCCTTTGTTTTTATCCAGCCACTTTGAGCAGCGAGCGGAAATCCCAGCAGCATAAAGGCCGTAAAAAAAAGCAATGGAACATTTTTCATGATCAAAGAGAGAGGTTGTGGTATAGTGTACTCCAGGCCTTTCGAATCCTGGAGCGCACTATACACCCGGTTCAGTTTGAATGACTGGCCCCTCAGGAACGTTTAAAAAATAAGTTCGACGTCAATGAATTATTTTGAAGGCCTTTGCCCTAATGAGACTGCTGGCCTTCAAAATAATTCATTGACTCAAAATGTCGAACTTATTTTTCAATCACTACTAAGGCAAATAATGCTACTTCAACTCTGCGTATCCGAAAGGTATATTGGCGGAACCACACCAAAGGATCACATGGCTGAACTTAGCGTCTACGCTGCTGTTGAACTTATAAAAGCTTTCGCCGTTGGAGTCCACGATACCTACCAGCCGGAGGTCCGGGTTGCCGTTGCCCGGGTCTGCTGTAAAGGTGTCGGATGTAGACAAATAAATCGTTACGGTGCCGGTGCCCAGCTCGGTAACAAAATCAGAACCGAACCGGAGGAAGTTGGTCCCATCTTCGTCCGTTCCCAAAGAGGCCGTGCCGGCTGAAGGTGTACCGTTTTGGGCAACAAAGGTACCGGAACGTGAAGCCGTAAAGGCACCAACCGGTTGGCTGGAATCGATGGTCTGAATATTCTCATCGTTTTTGTTGCAACTTGAGATAAAGAGAGCAAAAGACACAAAAAGCAAA
This genomic window contains:
- a CDS encoding Ig domain-containing protein, with the protein product MRFIVFSVILFSLSGCIGDDVIFDTVPEAIRILNPVDSLTVGDTYQFEARFTNNIGQTEVKNVLWSSSDTEVMTVDDTGLATAVAEGKATLAAEVLLDGQMPVSDAIEVVVSKEEVINDPPEGRSGTIRTTSSYLLQGSFTLREDGNDIILEFAGDYRASTSLPGLYVYLTNNPSTVNNAYEIGRVETFNGAHSYRISGVGLNEYDYLLYWCKPFSVKVGDGEIR
- a CDS encoding acetyl-CoA carboxylase carboxyltransferase subunit alpha; translation: MVFLDFEQPLESLYEQLEKIQQVGEEGDVDVSEMIRELEVKIRNKRKEIYSNLTGWQKVQLSRHPERPYTLFYINQMCRKFTELHGDRCYADDKAIVGGLGSLDGQTVVIIGHQKGVNTKMRQYRNFGMANPEGYRKALRLMKLAERFGYPVVTLIDTPGAFPGLEAEERGQAEAIARNLFEMAQLRVPIVCVVIGEGASGGAIGIGLGDRVYMLENTWYSVISPESCSSILWRSWDYKEQAAEALKLTADHMFEFGLIDDIIKEPLGGAHTSPEEMAKLLKRQIKKAIAEIQELTVDEMIDARINKYAQMGVYDVEAVEENEGQ
- a CDS encoding 4-hydroxy-tetrahydrodipicolinate synthase is translated as MRQPPFSGTGVALVTPFKENKAIDYPTLEKVIEYVIEGGVDFIVSLGTTGEAITLSSKECRDVLDFTIKTANGRLPVVAGLFGSNYTEKLVNSLKAYNFDGIDAIMSSSPAYSKPSQEGIYQHYMAVAGASPVPIIIYNVPGRTSSNVAAATTLRLAHASDKFIAVKEASGDLAQAMKILKDKPGRFQVWSGDDPLTLPMVACGATGVISVIANAFPKQFSGMVRAARAGDFEKARRLNELLLDIHPWLYADGNPSGIKAAMEILGLCRQDLRIPLTPVTEATYQRLKKEISAIDS
- a CDS encoding DM13 domain-containing protein encodes the protein MKNLTALLFVSFALFISSCNKNDENIQTIDSSQPVGAFTASRSGTFVAQNGTPSAGTASLGTDEDGTNFLRFGSDFVTELGTGTVTIYLSTSDTFTADPGNGNPDLRLVGIVDSNGESFYKFNSSVDAKFSHVILWCGSANIPFGYAELK